CATTGGGGGTCAAGAAGGCTGGCAGGGTGGGGCCGAGGCGGATGTTCTTAACTCCAAGGTGCAACAGGGTAAACAGGATGGCCACCGCTTTCTGCTCGAACCAGGAGAGGATGAGGGATAGCGGCAGCTCATTGACGCCGCACTTGAACGCATCAGCCAACGCCAGCGCCACCTGGATGGCGGAGTAAGCATTGTTGCACTGGCCCATGTCAATGAGTCTGGGGATGCCGTCGATGTCGCCGAGATCCATGTAGTTGAAGCGGAACTTGCCGCAGCCCAGGGTCAGCACCACGCAGTCGGAAGGTATCTTCTCCACTAGCTCGGTGTAGTAGTTGCGGGCGCGCTTGGTGCCGTCGCAGCCGCCCACCAGGAAGAAGTGGCGGATCTTGCCTTCCTTGACGGCGGCGATAATCTTATCGGCCAGGCCTAGCACGGGAATGTGATGGAAGCCGGTAGTTAGGGTGCCGCCTGGCTTATCTTCCAGAGGCGGTAGGGACTTGGCCTTCTCGATTACCGGGGCGAAATTGCGGTCCTTGATGTGGGTGACATCTGGTAGGCCAGCGATGCCACAGGTAAACATGCGATCCCGGTAGGAATCCTTGGGCAACAATACACAGTTGGTGGTGCCAAGGATGGCGCCTGGGAACTGCTCAAACTCAGTTTTTTGGTTCTGCCAGGCTCCGCCATAATGGCCTACCAGATGAGGGAATTCCTTGAGTTTAGGATAAGCGTGAGCCGGCAGCATCTCCCCGTGAGTGTAGACGTTTACGCCGGTGCCTTGGGTCTGCTTCAAGAGCTCGTAGAGATCGAGTAGATCATGGCCGGTGACAACGATGCCCGGGCCGGCCTTGGTACCGGTGGAAACGGCGGTGGGTGCCGGGGTACCAAACCGGTCCACATGCGCCTTGTCCAACATTTCCATAGTCTTGAGGTTCATTTCCCCGCACTTAAGGACCAACTCCACCAAGCGGTTGAGGTCGAAGTCAACGTTGGTCAAGGTGGAGAAGAGAGCTTCCTCCATAAAAGCGTCCACTTCTTCATCGTGGGCACCCAGCTCCCGGGCGTGGAAGGCGTAGGCGGCGACGCCCTTAAGGCCAATCAACAAGGCGTCCTGAAGGCTGGCCACATCCTCATTCTTGCCGCAAACACCGATCTTAGTGCACCCGGTTCCTCCTGCAGTTTGTTCACACTGGTAACAAAACATGACTTAGTTCCCCCTTTTAGTAAGCTTTTTGGAGATACCTATCCCTCTCCGGGCCTAAAAACGGCCTCTTGACTGTCGACTTCATGCTACCATGGCCCAACCCTTCCTGTCTGTGATCTAGATCACACAACCAAGAAAAAATTAGCCGTCGGGTTCACTAGTTTTGGGCGGACCTTCTTGGCCTGGGTTTTGCCCATACCCCTCCAGGCACTTGGAGCCATAGGCGCACCAAGCAGCACAGCCCAAGTCCAAGCGCGGATTGGGGACGGTTTGCTGGCAATGGGGGCAGCGCAGCTTGACTTCATCTTTGAAGAATTCCACCTTTTCCCCGCAATGGGGGCAGGCTACCTCAAATATGTCGCCAGGCTTCCAGTTGCGCATATCCTGCCCCGGACAGCGCCACGCGCCTAAAGACACCACCATCACCTCCTCCCACAAAAGCCTTTACTTCCTGCCCTGACCAATTTTCAAATTGTTAGCTAGGTTGGCTTGCGTATATAATACTACTTTAGCGGAAGCGGTGGAGTGATGAACATCACCATCTCTAGGGAAGGATTTGGCCCTGCTAAAGGGAATTAGATTTTTAAGCGGTCGGACTTGGGTGAATCTGGCTGAGTGGGGGTGCAGGGAATGGAGCGGAATGGTTCCCGGTGGCAGCCGGTGAGGGTTGTGCCTCCAGAGGAGATTGCTTACCGCTTGGGCCGGCTCAAGCAGCAATTGGCAGAGCGGGATTTGGACGCGGCCTTGGTGGTGCAGCGGGTGGACCTGTTTTACTTCACCGGCACGGCCCAGGATGCCCACCTGTACATACCCCGGGAGGGCGAGCCCCTCTTGATGGTGCGCCGGGATGTCAACCGGGCGCTTGCCGAGTCCCCCTTGGCGCAAGACCGCATCATTCCCCTCCAATCCTTGCGCCGACTTCCGGCGATAATCGAGGAGGCAGGTTTGCCTCTACCCCGGCGCCTGGGGGTGGAGATGGATGTACTTCCCGCCAGCCAATTCTTGCGCTACCAGGAAATATTGGCAGCGGAAATGGTGGACATTTCCCCCACCATCCGCCGGTTGCGGGCAGTAAAGTCGCCCCTCGAGATCCGGACTTTGGAGGCGGCTGCCCAAAAGCATGACGCTTTCCTGGCTTATATACCAAAGGTATTGGCGGAGGGCCGGACCGAGGCGGAAGTAGCGGCGGAGCTGGAACGCTTTGCCCGCCAGCAGGGGCACCTAGGACCCATTCGCTTCCGGGCCTTCAACCAGGAGATGTTTCACGGCAGCCTGCTTAGCGGCGATAGCGGGGGCGTCCCTTCCTCTTATGACACCCCTTTGGGCGGACCTGGCCTTTATCCATC
This window of the Clostridia bacterium genome carries:
- the hcp gene encoding hydroxylamine reductase yields the protein MFCYQCEQTAGGTGCTKIGVCGKNEDVASLQDALLIGLKGVAAYAFHARELGAHDEEVDAFMEEALFSTLTNVDFDLNRLVELVLKCGEMNLKTMEMLDKAHVDRFGTPAPTAVSTGTKAGPGIVVTGHDLLDLYELLKQTQGTGVNVYTHGEMLPAHAYPKLKEFPHLVGHYGGAWQNQKTEFEQFPGAILGTTNCVLLPKDSYRDRMFTCGIAGLPDVTHIKDRNFAPVIEKAKSLPPLEDKPGGTLTTGFHHIPVLGLADKIIAAVKEGKIRHFFLVGGCDGTKRARNYYTELVEKIPSDCVVLTLGCGKFRFNYMDLGDIDGIPRLIDMGQCNNAYSAIQVALALADAFKCGVNELPLSLILSWFEQKAVAILFTLLHLGVKNIRLGPTLPAFLTPN
- a CDS encoding aminopeptidase P family protein, whose protein sequence is MERNGSRWQPVRVVPPEEIAYRLGRLKQQLAERDLDAALVVQRVDLFYFTGTAQDAHLYIPREGEPLLMVRRDVNRALAESPLAQDRIIPLQSLRRLPAIIEEAGLPLPRRLGVEMDVLPASQFLRYQEILAAEMVDISPTIRRLRAVKSPLEIRTLEAAAQKHDAFLAYIPKVLAEGRTEAEVAAELERFARQQGHLGPIRFRAFNQEMFHGSLLSGDSGGVPSSYDTPLGGPGLYPSYPREMGYKRLMPGEPIMADYVGHYGGYMVDASRVYVLGDPGRLPEKLKKAHRLALAIEEAVIAAARPGITGGELYDLARQMACEAGLAEHFQGYGSQVPFVGHGVGLEIDELPVLAAGHREPLEEGMVIAVEPKFVFPGWGAVGLEDTGIVTSQGLRLLTQFPREIQAV